The following are encoded in a window of Roseimaritima ulvae genomic DNA:
- a CDS encoding ankyrin repeat domain-containing protein gives MAFPDDLVSTLSEAVQANDADAIRDRILKFKLTGHDLGECLIMASYLGNIGAMKVLLEYDADVHWKNEDGETAFSFACAYDQFDAARLLHQHGADINSVDSSGGTPLDWAVCHARPEFRAWLKDIGGRRNSDHEEWPWPPKTDGCGT, from the coding sequence ATGGCGTTCCCTGACGACCTTGTGTCAACGCTCTCTGAAGCTGTTCAAGCAAATGACGCTGACGCGATCCGTGACAGGATCTTAAAATTCAAGCTGACGGGTCACGACCTGGGCGAATGCCTCATAATGGCATCGTACCTAGGAAACATTGGCGCGATGAAAGTGTTGCTTGAATATGATGCTGATGTTCATTGGAAAAACGAAGACGGCGAAACAGCGTTCAGCTTCGCGTGTGCCTATGATCAATTTGATGCTGCGAGACTGCTGCACCAACACGGTGCTGACATCAACAGTGTCGATTCCAGTGGTGGCACGCCACTTGATTGGGCAGTCTGTCACGCTCGCCCCGAGTTTCGTGCATGGCTTAAGGACATTGGGGGGAGGAGGAACAGCGACCACGAAGAATGGCCATGGCCGCCAAAGACTGACGGTTGTGGGACTTGA